In Chelonoidis abingdonii isolate Lonesome George chromosome 9, CheloAbing_2.0, whole genome shotgun sequence, the genomic window CCAGACCTCATCCCCTTCCTGCAGCTCGAGCATGAGACTCTGGCTCTGCATGATGCTCCGATCACTGGGCTGGGCATAGAGGATGGCGACTTCCTTGTTGTTCTGCATTATGTGCAGGTAGGTCTCTTTGAAGTTCCAGGTGTGGACATTAAGGTTGAAGAAGTAGATCCCTGGCACGTAGCAGAAGAATTTCCCTGTGAACATGCTGAAGTGTTTGTAGAGGTTCACCAACTCCGTATCAAAAGTGACATGCTGGAAATAATCCGAGCTATGGAGAGGTTTTCTCCGGCCAACTGAAAAGGCAGCGTAATGCAGCTTGCAGGAGTTGCCTGGTGGGCCAACCTGGCCTTTCTGACCTTTCCGTCCATTATAACCACGTAGCCCTCGTTCTCCAGCCTTTCCAGCCCCTCCGGTGATCCCTTTCTCTCCCATGTCACCTTTTTCACCTATGATCACAAAAAGGAGCTAAGTTTcaaacatatgcacacacatcACATGCCACAGAGATGTCTGGATGGAGATAGCCAGCATCCCAATTGGTAAAATAACACTTTCTCAACAGGTGCATTGAGAAATAATTGTCGTAACTAAATCACATCTAGATTTGAATTCAGGACCACTGTTGACAGCAACCCCCTGTCCACAAATGGCATGCTGCTGGCTAGCATGCCTATTCCATATATTAACCGCACAACAAATAAGATAGATTTCTCTGATacgttatagattcatagattccaacagcagaagggaccactctgatcatctagGGTATGCACTTTTACATTTGCATTATTATTTGTGACCAGATTATTGGAAGGATTAAACTATAAAATccaaaaagcgacaaagagtcctgtggcaccttatagacatattggagaataagctttcatgggtgaatacccacttcatccgatacatgcatccgacgaagtgggtattcactcacgaaagctcatgctccaataagtctgtgagtctataaggtgccacaggactctgttgctttttacagatccaaattaacagagctacccctctgatataaaatTCAAGAGCACATGGACATTTTGCCAGGGAAAGAAGGCTAGAGTCCTAACTTTTTCATTAATTGAGCTATAATCTATGTTAATAGGATGGATAGTGAGAACAGTTATTCATGGAACCTTTGGTAACCGCTACGTAGAATTTGTTTTTAGCATGTCCATACGTCTTTTCATTCATGGGAGCAACATGgttttgcgggggggaggggagggttggtacaaatatttgcagaaagtgaGTTTTCACCCCTTAGCTGAGTGATTTATGATTTAGGTGACCAGCTACCTAGGGTGTGTAAGAGAGAGGATGGGAGGAAGAAACGGATAAAAACaggggatgaaatcctggcttcaatGTATAAACAGCGTAGGTCCATGAACCCGACCCATATCATTTACCTATATACAGTAACAGACATAGTCTTTCTGTggcagaaaagaagggaaaaactaTGAGTGTAGTTGATGGGAAAGAGAACAAAACCTCCAAGTTTAATAGATTCATAtgttttaatgccagaagggaccattattacCATCTAGCCTGACCTGTATAACATAGAAACTCAGCCAATCATTCCTGTATCAaccccataacttctgtttgagctacacCAGACCTTTTAGAAAGTtttgatggagagtccaccacgtCCCTAGATATGTTGCTTCAATGGTAATCACCCTTGGTGTTAAAaatatgtgccttatttctaccctgaatttgtttagttttagCTTCCTGCTATTGGAGCTCATCCAGCCATCTCCCGGTAGATTACTAAGCTGTCTACTCTCAGACATCTCCACATATAGGTAGTTATGGACTGTAACCAAGTTGCCTCCtgaccttctcttggataaactataTAGACTGAGCAACTTCGGTTCTTAAGAGATGGGTGTTTTCCACCTTGGAGGAGGAACATGGCTTGTGAAGTGATAGTAAATTCACAAAGTGTGGTCCTGGGCATGACTCACCTTTCAGGATGGTGATATCTATTGTGGGCTGGACTTTTGGCACTGAATAGGTGAGGTCATAGCTCATCCTAGTGGATCGTGAAGAGGCGACGGAGACTGGCTCTTCTGAAGGCCCACAACATCGCACGCATGAAAGCCGCCGGGCTTCCCGTCTCAGCGAGCCCTTTTCTAGTAAGGTGCCGGCATTCACAGTGGATAACAAGAGCATCAGAAGCACAGAACTCATCTTCAGCTGAGCCGGCTAGAGCAGGAGAGTAATAGGAATGATTAATGTGGTGATTTAAGCCAGAGTAACTGTTGGCTACGTATTCACTTACCTTAGGGTTCCCTTCTTTATTatcaagcaacaaagagtcttgtggcgccttaaagactaacaaacatattggagcatgagctttcatgggtgaatacccacttcgtcagatgcagacGAAGTGGtgtttacccatgaaagcttatgctccaatacttctgttagtctttaaggtgccacaggactctttgttgctttttccagatccagactaacacagctacccctctgatgctctTCTTTATTATGTTATTTTAGTGTAGCACTTAGTCGGGGATGAGGGACTCATTCCACTAGGCGATGTACACCCACAACAAAGGGATAGTACCTACCTCTGAGTTTACAAACTGAGTATATCtgaagagacaacagatggatacaacaTAAAGGCTGGAGGGATCATTACCTAACAAAGAGATGATTATTAGTGTAGCAAGTACAGCACACCCACTGCGTAACCATTGTCGAACTAATGTTTGCCAAAGGCTTTGGATGGAAAGCACAAAATATTActagatattatttatttaattaattatcaGTGTTATTTACTATCACAATCTCTAATTATTGCAGTTCTTAAAGAATGAAATTCCTATGTAACAAACTCtccaaaataaagagagagagagaaagaaactgtGATTTCAAAAAAACCTTCAACTGGGAGGGGAAATCACTTTTTGCTCCAGATAACCTTCCTTTCAGCCTGTCAGTTAACCACTGTAAGCCAGACTGTGCTTTTATGACTATATTGGTTTGTTGCTTCCTGCAGAATTCTGTGTAGGTTTCATATTTGCATTGCTGAATATGTATACTGGAAAGCCAAACAGCCCCAATGAATGCAGCCATAAGTGACTGTTGCTTTGCACAAATATTGGTTCTTgaattttaatattgatttttgcACTGTATTGTTGGCAAGCTCCAAAATCCTGAATAGCAAATGAGAAGCGAAGGGAAATATAGTAGACGGTGGATAGGAGGAGACCTTCTAGCATACAGCTATCAGTCTTCTTACAAAGAATGGAAGCAGAAACATCACTTTATTGGCAAAAACTGcagtctccattgacttcagggaaatTACAAGTTGTTTCTTGCAAAAATTATGCCCcttcccaaagtccattgaaatccaAGAAAAGActctcatttacttcaacagactttggatcaggtacTTCATGAATGCTTTAGTATCGCAACAATCCTTACTAGACTATCAGGGAAAAGTGGGAGAAGTGATGGATGGATGCCCCAGCTATGGGAAATACATGATTTGCACAAAGATCCTGTCCACAGTAGATTTCAAACCACGGTAAGCCAGATTGGttcttcagagctgggaagcaTTGTGCCTTCACCAGCTGGAGAATGGATTCATGCAGAGAATAGGGAACAGATTTCCAGGAGGGCTGTCTGACACTTTCTAGGACACATTTTCctctggtgttttttttaaaatttatcatcCAGAAAGAATCAGAACCCACACACCTTTATTATTCAGTTGTTCTGTTCTGTCCAACACACGATGAGACTCGGGGAATGCTTATAAACACGCTAAACCAATTCTAGTCATTAGCATGGAAAAAGCTACCCATTCATTTGGGAGCGATCAACAGTCCTGAACcaaattttgcataattttaaaagattttttcatTCATGGTATAACAGAAATCTGATTTTAGGTGTCAGTCTTATAAAACAgggctctcatttacactaaggacCCTTTACGCCACTCTGGCAGCACAAAAGTGGATGTGATTTAGAGTGCCAGACACTTGAAGGACCCTTTACACTGGCTGAATATTGTAAAGGGGTCTTAGTGTGAATGGGAATCAGGCCCCAGCTAGGTGACCCATGTAAGTATATCATGCTTAAATGGTGTATGGCTCACAGGGGACATTCTCTTTATGGGCAACAAGTTTCTATGCTCACTTACGACCTGGCCTACTGTTTACTGCACTGCTGTATTTGCTCAACAATATAAACATCTGTATTAGCTTCACTCTACCTACAAATTTTTCAGCCCCAACTTAATTTCAGGAAAAGTTGAAGGTATTTAGCTCTTCTGAGGGGCTTGGCCTTCTAGCCAGTAACCTTTGAGATATATTAGAGGACAGTGTCATTTCAATCTCAAAGTATTGAGTTTAGGAGACAAAATTGCTTTACACCTGCTTTTAATACCTTACTTGAGGCCAATCAGAGTAttcattaagaaaaatatttctaatgtGGCCAGAGATGGAAAATTCATACACGTGGAGAAATTAACTCTAGTGATTAAAATACAATGTCCTCATTAGGCAGAAGAGTGGTGGTTATAACTACCAGGCTTAGGaagtgtggggttttttgctattaaaaaaatgATAGCATTCATCCactcaaagactttttttttaaaatctcagaaaAAGAGCCATGTTCTGGCTCTCTGCACGTTGTGACACCACTGGGGAAATCAACGAAGTCCATGTTTTCTTCCACGATCCCTGAAAGGTAAAAATGTGAGCATTTGGCTAGAATTTCCTTTTGCAATGAAAAACACTGTCAATTGAGAAAATAATCCATCCATAGACTGAACCTCTTAGATCTAAGCTGAAGAAAAAATTCCCCTGATGGCTCTTGCATTCTCATGAAACATATCCCAACGTCACTGACAATACTTCa contains:
- the C1QTNF8 gene encoding complement C1q tumor necrosis factor-related protein 8 translates to MSSVLLMLLLSTVNAGTLLEKGSLRREARRLSCVRCCGPSEEPVSVASSRSTRMSYDLTYSVPKVQPTIDITILKGEKGDMGEKGITGGAGKAGERGLRGYNGRKGQKGQVGPPGNSCKLHYAAFSVGRRKPLHSSDYFQHVTFDTELVNLYKHFSMFTGKFFCYVPGIYFFNLNVHTWNFKETYLHIMQNNKEVAILYAQPSDRSIMQSQSLMLELQEGDEVWVRMFKRERENGIYSEESDIYITFNGHLIKPAIE